A region from the Bradyrhizobium erythrophlei genome encodes:
- the recG gene encoding ATP-dependent DNA helicase RecG, with translation MRPALLNPLFAPITGLAGVGPKQNKLFRYLLGRSETPRIVDLLLHLPASVIDRRARPKIRDAVPGTVATLEVTVDRHRPTPSRNARAPHLVYASDETGDVVLTYFRAQPGYVEKLLPVGAKRYVSGTVQMYDGTLQITHPDRVVDEEGFAKLSGIDPVYPLTEGLAIGSVRRAVAQALQKLPALPEWISPEVIRRCKFPPIAEALNRVHVPVELTDILPDGPFWSRLAFDELLAGQLALALVRAQLRRPAGDRHAGDGHLRSRIIDALPYALTGSQREAAAAITEDLRQPVRMLRLLQGDVGSGKTVVALLAAAAVAEVGKQAALMAPTEILARQHIKTIAPLAERAGMRVAILTGREKGKERRELLARLADGDVDFLVGTHALIQDDVVFKALALAVVDEQHRFGVRERLALTAKGEAVDVLVLSATPIPRTLVLTYFGDMDVSELREKPAGRQPIDTRAMPNSRLSEVIDGVGRALSAGKQVYWICPLVEESEAEAIGHLTNATERFESLQKRFGDRVGLVHGQMRGTDKDRVMAQFATGEIGLLVATTVVEVGVDVPAASIMVIENAERFGLAQLHQLRGRIGRGSEASTCLLLYTEPLNEMSKARLKVIRETTDGFRIAEEDLRLRGEGDVLGVRQSGLPGYRIARSEVHAQLITQARDEALRIMKDNPKLSGDRGEALRCLLYLFERDEAIPLIGAG, from the coding sequence ATGCGCCCTGCCCTGCTCAATCCATTGTTTGCGCCGATCACTGGCCTTGCTGGTGTCGGCCCGAAGCAGAACAAATTGTTCCGCTATCTGCTCGGCCGCAGCGAGACGCCGCGCATCGTCGATCTCCTGCTGCATCTGCCGGCCAGCGTCATCGACCGCCGTGCGCGGCCGAAAATCCGCGATGCCGTGCCGGGGACCGTGGCCACGCTGGAGGTGACGGTCGACCGTCACCGGCCGACGCCGTCGCGCAACGCACGCGCGCCGCATCTTGTCTATGCCAGCGACGAGACCGGCGACGTGGTGCTGACCTATTTCAGGGCGCAGCCGGGCTATGTCGAAAAACTGCTCCCGGTCGGCGCCAAGCGCTACGTCTCCGGCACCGTGCAGATGTATGACGGCACGCTGCAGATCACCCATCCCGACCGCGTGGTGGACGAAGAGGGTTTTGCAAAGCTGTCGGGCATCGATCCCGTCTATCCGCTCACGGAGGGTCTTGCCATCGGCTCGGTGCGGCGCGCGGTAGCGCAGGCGCTGCAGAAGCTGCCGGCGTTACCCGAATGGATCAGCCCGGAAGTCATCCGCCGCTGCAAGTTTCCGCCCATCGCCGAAGCGTTGAACCGCGTGCATGTGCCGGTCGAACTTACGGATATCCTGCCCGACGGCCCCTTTTGGTCGCGGCTTGCCTTCGACGAACTCCTGGCCGGTCAACTGGCGCTGGCGCTGGTGCGCGCGCAACTCCGCCGCCCCGCGGGCGACCGCCATGCCGGCGACGGCCATCTGCGCAGCCGGATTATCGACGCGCTGCCCTACGCGCTGACGGGCTCGCAGCGCGAGGCGGCCGCGGCGATTACCGAGGATCTGCGCCAGCCGGTCCGCATGTTGCGGCTGCTGCAGGGCGACGTCGGATCGGGCAAGACCGTGGTGGCGCTGCTGGCGGCGGCGGCGGTCGCCGAGGTCGGCAAGCAGGCCGCGCTGATGGCGCCGACGGAAATCCTCGCGCGCCAGCACATCAAGACCATTGCGCCTTTGGCCGAACGCGCCGGCATGCGGGTCGCGATCCTCACCGGCCGCGAAAAGGGCAAAGAACGCCGCGAACTGCTGGCGCGGTTGGCGGACGGTGACGTCGATTTTTTGGTCGGCACCCACGCGCTGATCCAGGACGATGTGGTCTTCAAGGCGCTCGCGCTGGCCGTGGTCGACGAACAACACCGATTCGGCGTGCGCGAACGGCTGGCGCTCACCGCCAAGGGCGAGGCCGTCGACGTGCTGGTGCTGAGCGCGACGCCCATTCCACGCACGCTGGTGCTGACCTATTTCGGCGACATGGACGTCTCGGAATTGCGCGAGAAGCCGGCGGGCCGGCAGCCGATCGACACCCGCGCGATGCCGAACAGCCGGCTCAGCGAGGTGATCGACGGCGTCGGCCGCGCGCTATCGGCGGGCAAGCAAGTGTACTGGATCTGTCCGCTGGTGGAGGAATCCGAGGCCGAGGCCATTGGACACTTGACCAACGCCACCGAACGCTTCGAGAGCCTGCAGAAGCGTTTCGGCGACCGCGTCGGTCTCGTGCACGGCCAGATGAGGGGCACCGACAAGGATCGCGTGATGGCGCAGTTCGCCACGGGCGAGATCGGGCTGTTGGTGGCGACCACTGTGGTCGAAGTCGGCGTCGATGTTCCCGCCGCTTCCATCATGGTGATCGAAAATGCCGAGCGCTTCGGGCTCGCCCAATTGCACCAGCTGCGCGGGCGGATCGGCCGCGGCTCCGAGGCCTCGACCTGCCTGCTGCTCTACACCGAGCCGCTGAACGAGATGTCGAAGGCGCGGCTGAAGGTGATCCGTGAAACCACCGACGGTTTCCGGATCGCCGAGGAGGATTTGCGGCTGCGCGGCGAAGGCGACGTGCTCGGCGTCCGCCAGAGCGGCCTGCCCGGCTACCGTATCGCCCGCTCCGAGGTCCATGCCCAGCTCATCACGCAGGCGCGTGACGAAGCGCTGCGCATCATGAAGGACAATCCGAAGCTTTCGGGCGACCGCGGCGAGGCGCTGCGCTGCCTGCTCTATCTGTTCGAGCGCGACGAGGCGATCCCGCTGATCGGGGCGGGATAA
- a CDS encoding rhodanese-like domain-containing protein, which yields MRKGKTFRERVHDARMHVPMISPEQARQFLDRGVVVLIDVGEEWQLRERGTIAGARNITRGELEIKADTEEKRRDPALQDRQQKIILTCGGGGKATLSASALLEMGFSDVSVIRGGCRGWQQAGFPLEPYPAPISGIASSRSNR from the coding sequence ATGCGCAAGGGGAAAACCTTTCGCGAACGCGTGCACGACGCCCGCATGCATGTTCCCATGATCTCTCCCGAGCAAGCCAGGCAGTTTCTCGACCGCGGCGTCGTCGTCCTGATCGACGTCGGCGAAGAATGGCAACTCCGCGAGCGGGGAACGATTGCGGGGGCCCGCAACATCACGCGAGGCGAACTCGAAATCAAGGCGGACACCGAAGAGAAGCGTCGCGATCCGGCTTTGCAGGATCGCCAGCAGAAAATCATCCTGACCTGTGGCGGTGGCGGAAAAGCGACGCTCTCGGCAAGCGCTCTTCTTGAAATGGGTTTTAGCGATGTTTCCGTCATCCGGGGCGGTTGCCGCGGATGGCAACAGGCCGGATTTCCGCTTGAGCCTTATCCCGCCCCGATCAGCGGGATCGCCTCGTCGCGCTCGAACAGATAG
- a CDS encoding DUF502 domain-containing protein yields MNRDDPTPPAPPAETPADVHSGLMARFRNYFLTGLIVAGPIAITFYLTWWFVTWVDGIVRPFVPIAYRPETYLPFGLPGSGLIVAVVALTLLGFLTANLIGRTLVDLGERLLGRMPVVRAIYRSLKQVFETLFSGKGSSFRRVGLVEFPSPGMWSIVLISQAPSMEVASSLPGEEEHISVFLPCAPNPTTGFFFYVPKSKIIEVEMSTEDAATLIMSCGVVQPGSDGQKKIAALAGMANAARVANSASLQPEPAKVE; encoded by the coding sequence ATGAACCGCGACGACCCGACACCGCCCGCGCCCCCGGCCGAAACCCCGGCGGACGTCCACAGCGGTTTGATGGCCCGATTCCGGAACTATTTTCTCACCGGCCTGATCGTGGCCGGCCCGATCGCCATCACGTTCTACCTGACCTGGTGGTTCGTAACCTGGGTCGACGGCATCGTCCGGCCGTTCGTGCCGATCGCTTACCGGCCGGAAACCTATCTGCCGTTCGGGCTACCCGGCTCCGGGCTTATCGTCGCCGTGGTCGCGCTGACCCTCCTCGGGTTTCTGACCGCCAATCTGATCGGGCGGACGCTGGTCGATCTCGGCGAACGGCTGCTCGGGCGTATGCCGGTGGTACGCGCAATCTATCGCAGCCTGAAACAGGTGTTCGAGACGTTGTTCTCGGGCAAGGGATCGAGCTTTCGCCGGGTCGGCCTGGTCGAATTCCCTTCTCCCGGGATGTGGTCGATCGTGCTGATATCGCAGGCGCCGAGCATGGAAGTGGCCAGCAGTCTTCCCGGCGAGGAGGAGCACATCTCGGTGTTCCTGCCCTGCGCGCCGAACCCGACCACCGGGTTCTTCTTCTATGTGCCGAAGAGCAAGATCATCGAAGTCGAGATGAGCACCGAGGACGCCGCTACCCTGATCATGTCCTGCGGCGTGGTGCAGCCCGGCTCTGACGGCCAGAAGAAGATCGCCGCACTCGCCGGCATGGCGAACGCCGCGCGGGTCGCCAATTCAGCCTCGCTGCAGCCGGAACCGGCGAAGGTGGAGTAG
- the glmS gene encoding glutamine--fructose-6-phosphate transaminase (isomerizing), which produces MCGIVGILGRGPVADQIVDSLKRLEYRGYDSAGVATLEGHHLDRRRAEGKLRNLETRLRAEPLAGHTGIGHTRWATHGKPTENNAHPHATARVAVVHNGIIENFRELREALQKKGTVFKTETDTEIILNLVDDFLGQGFKPVDAVKATLSQLRGAFALGFIFASDDNLMIGARNGPPLAIGYGEGEMYLGSDAIALGPFTDSIAYLEDGDWVVLTRDGAVIYDKNNTTVRRDVVKHGAATSLVDKANYRHFMAKEIHEQPEVVGHTLARFVDMAAERVALPAKLPFDFKDIQRISIVACGTASYAGYVAKYWFERLSRLPVELDVASEFRYREAPLRKGDLAIFISQSGETADTLAALRYAKTQGVHTLSVVNVPNSTIARESETVLPTLAGPEIGVASTKAFTCQLMVLAAIAIAAGKARSELSDADEAGLVHGLIEIPRLMAAALATEPQIEKLAREIAKSKDVLYLGRGTSYPLALEGALKLKEISYIHAEGYAAGELKHGPIALIDENMPVVVIAPFDAVFEKTVSNMQEVAARGGNIILMTDARGAAEATIESLVTIVLPDMASTFTPMVYAVPVQLLAYHTAVIMGTDVDQPRNLAKSVTVE; this is translated from the coding sequence ATGTGCGGCATTGTCGGCATTTTGGGGCGCGGCCCGGTTGCGGATCAGATCGTGGATTCGCTCAAGCGCCTCGAATATCGCGGCTACGATTCCGCCGGCGTCGCCACGCTGGAAGGCCACCATCTCGACCGCCGGCGCGCCGAGGGCAAACTCAGGAATCTCGAGACGCGGTTGAGGGCCGAGCCGCTGGCCGGCCATACTGGCATCGGGCACACCCGCTGGGCCACCCACGGCAAGCCGACCGAGAACAACGCGCATCCGCATGCGACCGCCCGCGTCGCCGTGGTTCACAACGGCATCATCGAGAATTTCCGCGAACTGCGCGAAGCCCTGCAGAAGAAGGGCACGGTTTTTAAGACCGAAACCGACACCGAGATCATCCTGAATCTGGTCGATGACTTCCTCGGCCAGGGTTTCAAGCCGGTCGATGCGGTCAAGGCGACGTTGTCGCAGCTTCGGGGCGCGTTCGCGCTCGGATTTATTTTCGCAAGCGACGACAATCTGATGATCGGCGCGCGCAACGGGCCGCCGCTCGCCATCGGCTATGGCGAGGGCGAAATGTATCTCGGCTCCGACGCCATCGCGCTCGGCCCGTTCACCGACTCGATCGCTTATCTCGAGGACGGCGACTGGGTCGTGCTGACCCGCGACGGCGCCGTGATCTACGACAAGAACAACACGACCGTTCGCCGCGATGTGGTCAAGCACGGCGCCGCTACCTCGCTGGTCGACAAGGCCAATTATCGCCACTTCATGGCCAAGGAAATTCACGAGCAGCCGGAAGTGGTCGGCCACACGCTGGCACGCTTCGTCGACATGGCGGCCGAGCGGGTGGCGCTGCCCGCAAAGCTGCCGTTCGACTTCAAGGATATCCAGCGCATCTCGATCGTAGCCTGCGGTACCGCCAGTTATGCCGGCTACGTCGCCAAATACTGGTTCGAACGCTTGAGCCGTCTGCCGGTCGAACTCGATGTTGCCTCCGAATTCCGCTACCGCGAGGCGCCGTTGCGGAAGGGCGACCTTGCGATCTTCATTTCGCAGTCCGGCGAGACCGCCGATACGCTGGCCGCGCTGCGCTATGCGAAGACGCAAGGCGTGCATACGCTCTCCGTCGTCAACGTGCCGAACTCGACGATTGCGCGCGAGAGCGAGACCGTGCTGCCGACGCTGGCCGGTCCGGAGATCGGCGTCGCCTCGACCAAGGCCTTCACCTGCCAGCTGATGGTGCTGGCCGCCATCGCGATCGCCGCCGGCAAGGCCCGCAGCGAATTGTCCGATGCCGACGAGGCCGGGCTGGTCCATGGCCTGATCGAAATTCCGCGGCTGATGGCGGCAGCACTTGCCACCGAGCCGCAGATCGAAAAACTGGCGCGCGAAATCGCCAAGTCCAAGGACGTGCTCTATCTCGGCCGCGGCACCAGCTACCCGCTGGCGCTGGAGGGCGCGCTGAAACTGAAGGAAATTTCCTACATCCACGCCGAAGGCTACGCCGCCGGCGAGCTCAAGCACGGACCGATCGCGCTGATCGACGAGAACATGCCGGTGGTGGTGATCGCCCCGTTCGACGCGGTATTCGAGAAAACCGTCTCCAACATGCAGGAGGTCGCCGCCCGCGGCGGCAACATCATCCTGATGACGGACGCCAGGGGGGCGGCGGAGGCGACCATCGAATCGCTGGTGACGATCGTGCTGCCGGACATGGCGTCAACCTTCACGCCGATGGTTTATGCCGTCCCGGTGCAGCTTTTGGCCTACCACACTGCCGTGATCATGGGCACCGACGTCGACCAGCCGCGCAACCTCGCGAAATCGGTGACCGTCGAATAG
- the glmU gene encoding bifunctional UDP-N-acetylglucosamine diphosphorylase/glucosamine-1-phosphate N-acetyltransferase GlmU: protein MTARSSLTIVLAAGEGTRMRSSLPKVLHPVAGQSLLAHVLGAAPNGAGAALAVVVGPERRAVEDETRRLRPDALTYVQCERLGTAHAVLAAREAIARGADDLLVAFGDTPLISAATFERMRAPLKNGAALAVLGFQAEDPTGYGRLLVEGGRLVAIHEQADASSAERAIKLCNAGVMAFDGRRALEIIEKIGNGNSKGEYYLTDAVAVVRDLGLEAVVIETSEDEVRGINTKAQLAEAEAVMQARLRKAALDAGVTLIAPDTVYLAADTSFGNDVTIEPFVVIGPGVSIADGAVIHSFSHIVQASIGKNASVGPYARLRPGTSLGDGARIGNFVETKAATLEAGVKVNHLSYIGDAHVGANANIGAGTITCNYDGFGKHKTEIGKGAFVGTNSSLVAPVKIGNGAYIGSGSVITKDVPDDALAVERSPQTIREGGAARYRELKTKGKTPKA, encoded by the coding sequence ATGACCGCTCGATCCAGTCTCACCATCGTGCTCGCGGCCGGCGAGGGCACGCGCATGCGCTCCTCGCTGCCGAAAGTCCTGCATCCGGTGGCGGGCCAGTCGCTGCTGGCGCATGTGCTGGGCGCCGCCCCCAACGGCGCCGGTGCCGCTCTCGCCGTGGTCGTCGGACCGGAGCGCCGGGCGGTCGAGGATGAAACCCGGCGTCTGCGTCCGGATGCTTTGACCTACGTTCAGTGCGAGCGCCTGGGCACCGCTCACGCGGTGCTGGCCGCCCGCGAGGCCATCGCCCGCGGCGCCGACGATCTGCTCGTCGCATTCGGCGATACGCCGCTGATTTCGGCCGCGACATTCGAGCGTATGCGGGCGCCGCTGAAAAACGGCGCGGCGCTGGCCGTGCTCGGCTTCCAGGCGGAGGATCCCACCGGCTACGGCCGGCTATTGGTCGAGGGCGGCCGGCTGGTGGCGATCCACGAGCAGGCCGACGCCAGCTCCGCCGAGCGCGCCATCAAACTCTGCAACGCCGGGGTGATGGCATTCGACGGCCGTCGGGCGCTGGAAATCATCGAAAAAATCGGCAATGGCAACAGCAAGGGCGAGTATTATCTGACCGACGCCGTTGCCGTCGTGCGGGACCTGGGATTGGAGGCGGTCGTGATCGAAACCAGCGAGGATGAAGTGCGCGGCATCAACACCAAGGCCCAGCTCGCCGAAGCCGAAGCGGTGATGCAGGCGCGGCTGCGCAAGGCGGCGCTGGACGCCGGCGTCACCCTGATTGCGCCGGATACGGTTTATCTCGCCGCCGATACCAGCTTCGGCAACGACGTCACGATCGAGCCGTTCGTGGTGATCGGCCCCGGCGTCTCGATCGCGGACGGCGCGGTGATCCACTCGTTTTCGCACATCGTGCAGGCCTCGATCGGCAAAAATGCCTCCGTCGGCCCCTATGCACGCTTGAGGCCGGGCACCTCGCTCGGCGACGGCGCCAGGATCGGCAATTTCGTCGAGACCAAGGCCGCGACGCTGGAGGCGGGCGTCAAGGTCAACCATCTCAGCTATATCGGCGACGCCCATGTCGGCGCGAACGCCAACATCGGCGCCGGCACCATCACCTGCAACTATGACGGTTTCGGCAAGCACAAGACCGAGATCGGCAAGGGCGCCTTCGTCGGTACCAACTCGTCGCTGGTGGCGCCGGTGAAGATTGGCAACGGCGCCTATATCGGTTCGGGTTCCGTGATCACCAAAGACGTGCCCGACGATGCGCTTGCCGTCGAGCGCAGCCCGCAGACCATCCGCGAGGGCGGCGCGGCGCGCTATCGCGAGCTGAAGACAAAGGGCAAGACGCCGAAGGCTTGA
- a CDS encoding beta-(1-6) glucans synthase — translation MDPISLRTPLALLLISLGAIAAAWWWLATPVSLPRAPIDPNAKLMCVSYAPFRGAQTPLSPTTHVAADQIAQDLEQLAKISDCVRTYSIENGLDQVPGIAAKVGLKVIQGIWLGGNRLKNLAQIAVAVRLTKEFPGTITSLVVGNEVLLRGEMTTADLAATIRSVKAQVAVPVTYADVWEYWLRNREVYDAVDFVTIHILPYWEDFPIRAKFASAHVDSIRRRMAVAFPGKEILIGETGWPSAGRMREGALPSRTNQARVVSEILDLAKRENFRVNLIEAYDQPWKRQLEGTVGGNWGLFDSVQRAVKYPPGIAISNYPYWKLQMGCGMALAILVFGVAWQTLRRRPWTPRLASWIAVALSATTSGILFGVAADKMFYESYGFGGWLGWGALLAAALASPLLAANALMSGRALPTFLELLGPREMRTRSVLTVVLGLVLAVTTLIGAETALGFAFDPRYRDFPFASLTMAVVPFATLMLLNRPQAGVRPIAEAVFAGLLAVSALYTVFNEGSDNWQSLWTCAVYLLLAITLWQARAVQIPK, via the coding sequence ATGGACCCGATTTCACTTCGTACGCCGCTGGCGCTTCTCCTGATATCTCTTGGTGCGATTGCCGCGGCGTGGTGGTGGCTGGCCACTCCCGTCTCGCTGCCGCGCGCCCCGATCGATCCCAACGCCAAATTGATGTGCGTGTCCTATGCGCCGTTCCGCGGCGCCCAGACCCCGCTGTCGCCGACCACTCATGTCGCAGCCGATCAGATCGCCCAGGATCTGGAGCAACTCGCCAAGATCAGCGATTGCGTGCGCACCTATTCGATCGAAAACGGCCTCGATCAGGTTCCGGGAATCGCCGCCAAGGTCGGGCTGAAAGTCATCCAGGGGATATGGCTTGGCGGCAACCGGCTGAAGAATCTCGCGCAGATCGCCGTCGCCGTGCGGCTGACCAAGGAATTCCCCGGCACCATCACCTCCCTGGTGGTCGGCAACGAAGTGCTGTTGCGGGGAGAAATGACCACGGCCGATCTCGCCGCGACCATCCGTTCGGTCAAGGCGCAGGTCGCCGTTCCCGTCACCTATGCCGACGTCTGGGAATACTGGCTGCGCAACCGCGAGGTCTATGACGCCGTCGACTTCGTCACCATCCATATCCTGCCGTACTGGGAAGACTTTCCGATCCGCGCCAAGTTCGCCTCGGCCCATGTGGACTCCATCCGCCGTCGGATGGCGGTGGCGTTTCCGGGCAAGGAGATCCTGATCGGGGAAACCGGCTGGCCGAGCGCGGGACGGATGCGGGAGGGTGCGCTGCCCTCGCGCACCAACCAGGCCCGCGTCGTCTCGGAAATCCTGGATCTGGCGAAGCGGGAGAATTTTCGCGTCAACCTGATCGAGGCCTACGACCAGCCGTGGAAGCGCCAGCTCGAGGGCACGGTCGGCGGTAATTGGGGCCTGTTCGATTCCGTGCAGCGCGCGGTGAAATACCCGCCCGGAATAGCCATCAGCAATTATCCGTACTGGAAGCTGCAGATGGGCTGCGGCATGGCGTTGGCGATCCTGGTGTTCGGCGTCGCCTGGCAGACGCTGCGCCGCCGGCCCTGGACGCCGCGGCTGGCGTCCTGGATCGCGGTCGCGCTATCGGCGACCACGTCCGGCATTCTGTTCGGCGTTGCCGCCGACAAGATGTTCTACGAAAGCTACGGTTTCGGGGGCTGGCTTGGTTGGGGCGCGCTGCTGGCGGCCGCCCTGGCCTCGCCGTTGCTTGCCGCCAACGCCTTGATGTCGGGACGGGCGCTGCCGACCTTCCTGGAACTCTTGGGCCCGCGCGAGATGCGCACCCGATCGGTGCTGACGGTGGTCCTGGGCCTGGTGCTCGCCGTGACCACCTTGATCGGCGCCGAGACCGCGCTCGGCTTTGCGTTCGATCCCCGCTACCGCGACTTTCCGTTTGCTTCGCTGACCATGGCGGTGGTGCCGTTCGCGACCCTGATGCTGCTCAACCGGCCGCAAGCCGGCGTGCGCCCGATCGCGGAAGCGGTGTTTGCCGGCCTGTTGGCGGTATCGGCGCTCTACACGGTCTTCAATGAAGGCTCGGACAATTGGCAGTCGCTATGGACGTGCGCGGTCTATCTGCTGCTCGCGATCACGCTGTGGCAGGCGCGGGCCGTGCAAATCCCAAAATGA
- a CDS encoding beta-1-3, beta-1-6-glucan biosynthesis protein, whose amino-acid sequence MRRGVLQLFRAVLRHLAVPGIALLIGIGSATAQSGDSKAQDQSGKPAANPAPADVAKENQRKTDEFAEAAQAINGPAGNPECVWFGRRVVRLMWLDDIDTALRHLDLYDRFGCPGGHVQATFRCLTRFGAQIDPKVAETLNSRVHACWINPAAQPQQAAAATPPAAPATAGNGAAAPAAAAPPAAAPAPAPTK is encoded by the coding sequence ATGCGTCGAGGTGTGCTTCAGCTTTTTCGTGCGGTTTTGCGCCACCTCGCCGTCCCCGGGATTGCACTACTGATCGGTATCGGAAGCGCCACCGCCCAGAGCGGCGATTCCAAGGCCCAGGACCAGTCCGGCAAGCCGGCGGCCAACCCGGCCCCGGCCGACGTGGCCAAGGAAAACCAGCGCAAGACCGACGAATTCGCCGAAGCCGCCCAGGCCATCAACGGCCCGGCAGGTAATCCCGAATGCGTCTGGTTCGGCCGCCGGGTGGTGCGCCTGATGTGGCTCGACGATATCGACACCGCGCTGCGGCACCTCGACCTCTACGACCGCTTCGGTTGTCCCGGCGGGCACGTCCAGGCCACCTTCCGCTGCCTGACCCGGTTTGGCGCCCAGATCGATCCCAAGGTGGCGGAGACCCTCAACAGCAGGGTCCATGCCTGCTGGATCAATCCCGCTGCGCAGCCGCAGCAGGCCGCTGCAGCAACCCCTCCTGCGGCACCGGCGACCGCCGGAAACGGCGCCGCGGCCCCCGCAGCGGCGGCGCCGCCGGCGGCAGCACCCGCCCCCGCGCCCACCAAATAA